One segment of Arthrobacter sp. MMS18-M83 DNA contains the following:
- a CDS encoding DUF1003 domain-containing protein codes for MLPNFGNDPDAFGKFAERFARYMGTANFLFYMTIFVIVWIAFNVVGLFGFQWDPYPFILLNLFFSTQASYAAPLILLAQNRQDDRDRVTIEQDRARDERNLADTEYLTREVAALRIVLREVATRDYVRAELRSLLSDLIEAQEELRPNNSTGSNNGEKAKDKAKDKRDKQRNPRTQQIPKVHPAHSSATPADSGLSTVGTSTGPLSGSDQPES; via the coding sequence ATGCTACCGAATTTCGGCAATGATCCCGATGCTTTCGGCAAATTTGCCGAGCGCTTCGCCCGCTACATGGGTACAGCGAACTTCCTTTTCTACATGACGATCTTCGTGATCGTCTGGATCGCGTTCAATGTTGTTGGGTTGTTCGGCTTCCAATGGGATCCCTACCCGTTCATCCTCCTCAATCTTTTCTTTTCCACGCAGGCCTCCTACGCCGCTCCCCTGATCCTGTTGGCCCAGAACAGGCAGGACGACAGGGACCGCGTGACCATCGAGCAAGACCGCGCCCGTGACGAGCGCAATCTTGCTGACACGGAATACCTGACCCGTGAGGTCGCGGCTCTTCGCATTGTCCTGCGCGAGGTCGCCACCAGGGACTACGTGCGTGCCGAACTCCGCTCTCTCCTTTCGGACCTCATCGAAGCCCAGGAAGAATTGCGTCCGAACAATTCCACGGGCTCGAACAACGGCGAAAAGGCCAAAGATAAGGCCAAGGACAAGCGCGACAAACAGCGCAATCCCCGCACGCAGCAAATCCCCAAAGTCCACCCGGCGCATTCCAGCGCCACGCCAGCTGACTCCGGACTATCGACCGTCGGAACCTCGACGGGGCCACTTTCTGGTTCCGACCAGCCTGAAAGCTGA
- a CDS encoding magnesium transporter MgtE N-terminal domain-containing protein: MSTNPSRVFVARLLGLDVFDPLGDRLGRLRDVVVLSRGLRGAPHAVGIVVEVPGKKRVFVPMTRLTSMDQSQIICTGLVNLRRFQQRGAEQLVVGELFDRKVTLKDGSGDAIIEDIAMDQQRNGDWLVSKLFIRRGTSTSRLRGLRRGHTLLVDWSDTLQGSENDPQGASHFVATHEDLKPADFADALQEMSDKRRIEVASELQDERLADVLQELPEEDQVTLLSALDNERAADVLEEMDPDDAADLLADLPSAKAEELLLLMEPDEADDVRRLLQYDEDTAGGLMTPVPVILPPEATVAEALAHVRSEELSPALASAIFICRPPLETPTGRFLGVVHIQQLLRSAPPEQLGSIVDKNLEPVSDHASVSEVSHTMASYNLNSLPVVNSAGRLVGAVTVDDLLDHLLPDDWRTHEDGAPIRKLGGRIG; the protein is encoded by the coding sequence GTGAGCACAAATCCTTCACGCGTCTTTGTTGCGCGCCTGCTCGGCCTCGATGTCTTCGACCCCCTGGGGGATCGTTTGGGCCGGCTGCGCGATGTCGTTGTGCTCTCGCGCGGCTTGCGCGGGGCACCGCATGCAGTGGGCATCGTCGTCGAAGTTCCCGGCAAGAAACGCGTCTTCGTTCCCATGACCCGGCTGACGTCCATGGACCAGAGCCAAATCATTTGCACCGGCCTGGTCAATCTGCGCCGCTTCCAGCAACGCGGTGCAGAGCAACTGGTGGTCGGCGAGCTCTTTGACCGCAAGGTGACGCTCAAGGACGGCAGCGGCGACGCCATCATCGAAGACATCGCCATGGACCAGCAACGCAACGGCGACTGGCTGGTCTCCAAACTCTTCATTCGCCGCGGGACGTCAACCTCCAGGCTTCGGGGGCTTCGTCGCGGCCACACGCTGCTCGTGGACTGGTCGGACACGCTGCAGGGCTCCGAGAACGATCCCCAGGGCGCCAGTCACTTCGTTGCCACCCACGAGGACCTCAAACCCGCGGACTTTGCCGACGCACTGCAGGAGATGTCGGACAAGCGCCGGATCGAAGTGGCCAGCGAGCTCCAGGACGAACGCCTCGCCGATGTGCTCCAGGAGTTGCCGGAAGAAGACCAGGTGACGCTCCTTTCCGCCTTGGACAACGAGCGGGCAGCCGATGTGCTGGAAGAAATGGACCCGGACGACGCCGCGGACTTGCTGGCCGACCTGCCTTCCGCGAAGGCCGAGGAACTGCTGCTCCTGATGGAGCCCGACGAGGCGGACGACGTCCGCAGGCTCCTGCAGTATGACGAAGACACTGCCGGTGGCCTGATGACCCCGGTGCCCGTGATTCTGCCCCCGGAAGCTACGGTCGCCGAAGCGCTTGCGCATGTGCGCAGCGAGGAACTCTCCCCCGCCCTGGCGTCGGCCATCTTTATTTGCCGTCCGCCGTTGGAGACGCCCACGGGACGATTCCTCGGCGTGGTGCATATCCAGCAATTGCTCCGCAGCGCACCGCCCGAACAGCTGGGCAGCATCGTGGACAAGAACCTGGAACCGGTTTCCGATCACGCCAGCGTCAGCGAGGTCAGCCACACCATGGCCTCCTACAACCTCAACTCCCTCCCGGTCGTCAACAGCGCCGGTCGCCTAGTGGGGGCGGTGACTGTTGATGACCTCTTAGACCATTTGCTCCCGGACGACTGGCGAACCCACGAAGACGGAGCCCCGATCAGGAAACTAGGAGGCCGAATTGGCTGA
- a CDS encoding general stress protein, with protein MANIFGTPKATEESRSVPKGDTVGSYTSYLDAQKAVDYLADQQFPVQHVSIVGNDLKMVERVTGRLSYPRVALSGALSGMWFGLFVGVMLSFFTPAGGPFSIVTSVLMGAAFFMLFGIVTYAAQRGKRDFTSTSQVVATNYDVIVALEASQEARRLLHQLPMNPSEAAFGRPPQAYTPQDYRNPPVQPGPQGPAPERPASWQDPYGQRGPEAGHGTAGEAAQPAADVPVEAARPATGVRYPDLPDGRPQYGVRVNDAGNDQQHEAEGEDAAKQ; from the coding sequence ATGGCGAACATTTTCGGTACCCCAAAGGCCACGGAGGAATCCCGCAGCGTCCCCAAGGGCGACACCGTTGGCTCCTACACGTCCTATCTTGATGCCCAGAAGGCGGTTGATTATCTGGCCGACCAGCAGTTCCCGGTCCAGCATGTCTCCATTGTGGGAAACGACCTCAAAATGGTGGAGCGGGTGACGGGACGGCTCAGCTACCCGCGGGTTGCACTGTCAGGCGCCCTAAGCGGCATGTGGTTCGGCCTGTTCGTGGGGGTCATGCTTTCGTTCTTCACCCCGGCCGGCGGACCGTTCTCGATTGTGACGTCTGTTCTCATGGGTGCCGCATTCTTCATGCTCTTTGGGATCGTCACTTATGCCGCCCAGCGAGGAAAGCGGGATTTCACCTCCACCAGCCAGGTAGTGGCGACGAACTATGACGTCATTGTCGCGTTGGAAGCATCGCAGGAAGCCCGCCGACTCCTTCACCAGTTGCCGATGAATCCCTCCGAGGCGGCGTTTGGCCGGCCGCCTCAAGCCTACACACCGCAGGACTACCGGAACCCGCCGGTCCAGCCAGGCCCGCAGGGCCCGGCCCCCGAACGGCCGGCTTCCTGGCAGGACCCCTACGGCCAGCGCGGACCCGAGGCCGGACACGGAACAGCCGGCGAGGCTGCCCAGCCGGCCGCGGATGTTCCAGTCGAGGCGGCACGCCCCGCCACCGGCGTGCGCTACCCGGACCTTCCGGACGGCCGGCCACAGTACGGCGTTCGAGTGAACGACGCCGGAAACGATCAGCAGCACGAAGCTGAGGGCGAAGACGCGGCCAAGCAGTAG
- a CDS encoding aminopeptidase P family protein, producing MNDADNTQNGETTASQPLEERVNNRSQRPTSDAFKAFMASNWASAPQVTPARDAVADHAATRRRAISDKFAGVRLVVPAGPLKVRSNDCDYRFRPHSGFAHLTGLGLDHEPDAVLVLEPVEEGTGDDGGNHLATLYFRPLAGRDTEQFYADSRSGEFWIGARPTLAEFEARLGLKTAHIDELEMAITKNVGAAEIGGVSIRLVRKVDENIDALVDTARYNTAKDPENLDLSELDALDELLSEALSELRLLKDPWEVEQMKIAVAATVEGFADVVRALPRAMTHHRGERVVEGAFFARAREEGNELGYDTIAAAGSNATVLHWTRNTGKVNAGELLLVDAGVEADSLYTADITRTIPANGKFSDVQRKVYEAVLDAADAAFAAAQPGAKFREVHTAATTVLAERLAEWGLLPVSVEEAINPEGQQHRRWMPHGTSHHLGLDVHDCAQAKRDLYLDGVLTEGMVFTIEPGLYFKNEDLAIPEEYRGIGVRIEDDILMTADGPVNLSAALPRKADDVETWMAGIYQDAEA from the coding sequence GTGAATGATGCAGATAACACCCAAAACGGTGAAACCACAGCCTCCCAGCCCCTGGAGGAGCGCGTCAACAACCGCTCCCAGCGGCCCACATCCGATGCCTTCAAGGCGTTCATGGCCAGCAATTGGGCGTCCGCACCGCAGGTGACCCCCGCGCGCGACGCCGTTGCAGACCACGCCGCCACGCGTCGTCGGGCCATCTCCGACAAGTTCGCCGGTGTGCGCCTCGTCGTACCGGCGGGTCCTCTCAAGGTCCGTTCGAACGATTGCGACTACCGCTTCCGCCCCCACTCCGGCTTTGCCCACCTCACGGGCTTGGGCCTGGACCACGAGCCCGATGCCGTGCTGGTCCTGGAGCCCGTTGAGGAAGGAACCGGCGACGACGGCGGCAACCACCTCGCGACACTCTACTTCCGTCCGCTGGCGGGCCGGGACACGGAACAGTTCTACGCGGACTCGCGTTCCGGTGAGTTCTGGATCGGCGCCCGTCCCACGCTCGCCGAATTCGAAGCGCGCCTCGGACTCAAGACCGCTCATATCGACGAACTCGAGATGGCCATCACCAAGAACGTGGGCGCCGCGGAAATCGGCGGCGTGTCCATCCGCCTGGTCCGCAAAGTGGACGAGAACATCGACGCCCTCGTAGACACCGCCCGCTACAACACGGCCAAGGATCCGGAGAACTTGGACCTGAGCGAACTCGATGCCCTGGACGAACTGCTCAGCGAGGCCCTCTCCGAGCTTCGCCTTCTCAAGGACCCCTGGGAAGTCGAGCAGATGAAGATCGCCGTTGCAGCTACGGTCGAGGGTTTCGCCGACGTCGTCCGTGCCCTTCCCCGCGCCATGACCCACCACCGGGGCGAACGCGTCGTCGAGGGCGCGTTCTTCGCCCGTGCGCGCGAGGAAGGCAACGAACTCGGCTACGACACCATCGCGGCCGCCGGGTCCAACGCCACAGTGTTGCATTGGACCCGGAACACGGGCAAGGTCAACGCCGGGGAGCTCCTGCTCGTGGACGCTGGCGTGGAGGCGGATTCGCTCTACACGGCGGACATAACCCGCACCATTCCGGCCAACGGAAAGTTCTCGGATGTTCAACGCAAGGTCTACGAGGCCGTGCTTGACGCTGCCGACGCCGCATTCGCCGCGGCCCAGCCGGGCGCGAAGTTCCGCGAAGTCCATACCGCCGCCACCACGGTCCTTGCCGAGCGCCTTGCCGAGTGGGGGCTCCTGCCGGTTTCGGTGGAGGAAGCCATCAACCCCGAAGGCCAGCAGCACCGCCGCTGGATGCCGCACGGAACCAGCCACCACTTGGGACTGGACGTCCACGACTGCGCCCAGGCCAAGCGCGATCTCTACCTGGACGGTGTCCTCACGGAGGGCATGGTGTTCACCATCGAACCCGGACTCTACTTCAAGAACGAGGACCTCGCCATTCCTGAGGAATACCGTGGAATCGGCGTCCGGATCGAAGACGACATCCTGATGACCGCCGACGGTCCCGTCAACCTCAGTGCCGCCCTCCCCCGCAAGGCGGACGACGTCGAGACCTGGATGGCGGGCATTTACCAAGACGCCGAAGCGTAA
- a CDS encoding PHP domain-containing protein, with protein MKIDLHAHSNVSDGTEAPAGVIASASAAGLDVVALTDHDSTDGWDQASVAALEFGVAFVPGMEISCRTREGISVHLLSYLHDPEHPGLLEEITKAKDARLTRAKRMVTLLAEDYPLSWDDVIHHVAPGATVGRPHIADALVAAGAVADRSEAFTAILTSHSRYFVQHYAPDPALAVELVRAAGGVPVFAHPVASARGRVVGERTYREMIDAGLQGLEVEHRDNPEEGRVFLRRLAAENGLFMTGSSDYHGTGKPNLFGENLTSPEVLARIEELGTGSSVVR; from the coding sequence GTGAAGATCGACCTGCACGCGCACTCCAATGTTTCCGACGGGACCGAGGCTCCCGCGGGAGTGATCGCTTCCGCGTCTGCTGCGGGTCTGGATGTGGTGGCCCTGACCGACCATGACTCCACTGATGGCTGGGATCAGGCTTCCGTTGCCGCCCTGGAATTCGGTGTGGCCTTCGTGCCGGGGATGGAGATATCCTGCCGTACCCGGGAGGGGATCAGTGTTCATCTGCTGAGTTATCTCCATGATCCGGAACATCCCGGCCTGCTCGAAGAAATCACCAAGGCAAAGGACGCGAGGCTCACTCGAGCGAAGCGCATGGTCACGCTCCTCGCCGAAGACTATCCCTTGAGCTGGGACGACGTCATCCACCATGTGGCTCCCGGCGCGACCGTGGGCCGTCCACACATCGCCGACGCCCTTGTGGCAGCCGGTGCCGTGGCTGACCGCTCGGAGGCCTTCACCGCGATCCTGACCTCGCACTCGCGTTACTTCGTGCAGCACTACGCACCTGACCCCGCGCTCGCCGTCGAACTCGTCCGGGCGGCGGGCGGCGTGCCCGTCTTCGCCCATCCGGTCGCCTCGGCCCGCGGCCGGGTGGTGGGGGAACGGACGTACCGGGAAATGATCGACGCCGGGCTCCAAGGGCTGGAAGTGGAGCACCGGGACAACCCCGAGGAAGGCCGCGTGTTCCTGCGGCGCCTGGCTGCCGAGAACGGGTTGTTCATGACCGGATCTTCCGACTACCACGGAACCGGTAAGCCCAATCTGTTCGGGGAGAACCTGACGTCGCCGGAGGTCCTGGCGCGCATCGAGGAACTCGGCACAGGAAGTTCCGTGGTCCGCTGA
- a CDS encoding DNA-methyltransferase — protein sequence MTDTVWAPDGSNLVVHADNADFLPTLPDGAFTLIYVDPPFNTGRVQSRQETRMVRNADGDGDRVGFKGRSYDTIKGALHSYDDAFSDYWSFLEPRLVEAWRLLAEDGTLYLHLDYREVHYAKVMLDSIFGRECFLNEIIWAYDYGARAKNRWPTKHDNILVYVKNPAKYHFDNAEVDREPYMAPGLVTPAKRELGKLPTDVWWHTIVSPTGKEKTGYPTQKPEGLVRRIVTASSRPGDWCLDFFAGSGTLGSVAAKLERKFVCVDQNAPAIDVMRKRLDGKATFYPN from the coding sequence ATGACTGACACTGTTTGGGCGCCGGACGGCAGCAATTTGGTGGTTCACGCGGACAACGCGGATTTCCTCCCGACGCTGCCGGACGGCGCCTTCACACTGATTTACGTGGACCCGCCCTTCAACACAGGCCGCGTCCAAAGCCGCCAGGAAACGCGCATGGTGCGCAACGCCGACGGCGACGGCGACCGCGTCGGCTTCAAGGGCCGCTCTTATGACACCATCAAAGGCGCCCTGCACAGCTACGACGACGCCTTCAGCGACTATTGGTCCTTCCTGGAACCCCGCCTCGTGGAGGCCTGGCGCCTACTCGCCGAGGACGGCACCTTGTACCTGCATCTGGACTACCGCGAGGTCCACTACGCGAAGGTCATGCTGGATTCGATCTTCGGCCGGGAATGTTTCTTGAACGAGATCATCTGGGCGTACGACTATGGCGCCCGCGCCAAGAACCGTTGGCCCACCAAGCACGACAACATCCTCGTGTACGTGAAGAACCCCGCTAAATACCACTTCGACAACGCCGAGGTGGACCGCGAGCCGTACATGGCACCCGGCCTCGTGACGCCGGCCAAGCGGGAACTGGGGAAACTCCCGACCGATGTGTGGTGGCACACCATAGTTTCGCCCACCGGCAAGGAAAAGACCGGCTATCCAACGCAAAAGCCGGAAGGCCTGGTCCGGCGTATCGTCACCGCATCCAGCCGGCCGGGAGACTGGTGCCTGGACTTTTTCGCTGGGTCCGGCACGCTCGGTTCAGTCGCGGCGAAGCTTGAGCGCAAGTTCGTGTGCGTGGACCAGAACGCCCCGGCTATCGACGTGATGCGGAAGCGTCTGGACGGCAAAGCCACTTTCTACCCCAACTAG
- a CDS encoding DEAD/DEAH box helicase produces the protein MSELHTHEVLTDGTETIEPEETISSDEIPHEIAEKSFADYNVRADIVESLADAGITHPFPIQAMTLPVALGGHDIIGQAKTGTGKTLGFGIPALQRVVGPDDAGHDKLAVPGAPQALVIVPTRELAVQVANDLQTASRKRNARIATIYGGRAYEPQIEALQKGVEVVVGTPGRLIDLYKQKHLNLKNVRMVILDEADEMLDLGFLPDVETLIAGTPAVRQTLLFSATMPGPVIAMARRYMTQPTHIRAADPDDEGLTKRDIRQLIYRAHSMDKVEVVARILQARGRGRTIIFTKTKRTAAKVAEELVDRGFAAAAIHGDLGQGAREQALRAFRNNKVDVLVATDVAARGIDVDDVTHVINYQCVEDEKIYLHRVGRTGRAGNKGTAVTFVDWDDMPRWGLINKALGLNYPEPVETYSSSPHLFEELDIPAGTKGRLPRDKRVLAGVDAEVLEDLGETGKKNSRSSGDSGRGRSGRDSGHEGGRRGAKSGDAPSREGSGEGGHNRTRRRRTSEGDAAPAEAAAQSAEPQSGEGADKPSRARRSRTRRRNGEVVAASGGSAESTEA, from the coding sequence GTGAGTGAATTGCACACCCATGAAGTTCTGACAGACGGAACCGAAACGATCGAACCCGAGGAGACCATTTCCTCGGATGAAATACCCCACGAGATCGCAGAAAAGTCCTTCGCCGATTACAACGTCCGCGCCGACATCGTTGAATCCCTTGCCGACGCCGGAATCACCCACCCCTTCCCCATCCAGGCCATGACCCTCCCGGTAGCCCTGGGCGGTCACGACATCATCGGTCAGGCCAAGACGGGTACCGGAAAGACCCTCGGCTTCGGTATTCCGGCCCTGCAGCGCGTCGTCGGACCGGACGACGCCGGCCACGACAAGCTCGCTGTCCCGGGTGCACCCCAGGCCCTCGTGATTGTTCCTACCCGCGAACTCGCCGTTCAGGTGGCCAACGACCTCCAGACGGCATCCCGGAAGCGCAACGCGCGCATCGCCACGATCTACGGCGGCCGCGCTTACGAGCCCCAGATCGAGGCCCTGCAGAAGGGCGTCGAGGTTGTCGTCGGCACGCCCGGCCGTTTGATCGACCTTTACAAGCAGAAGCACCTGAACCTCAAGAACGTTCGCATGGTGATTCTCGACGAAGCAGACGAGATGCTTGACCTCGGCTTCCTCCCGGACGTCGAGACCCTGATTGCCGGAACACCCGCTGTCCGCCAGACCCTGCTGTTCTCGGCCACCATGCCCGGCCCGGTCATCGCCATGGCCCGCCGCTACATGACGCAGCCCACTCACATCCGTGCCGCCGACCCGGATGACGAGGGCCTGACCAAGCGCGACATCCGGCAGCTCATCTACCGTGCCCACAGCATGGACAAGGTCGAGGTAGTCGCCCGCATCCTGCAGGCCCGCGGACGCGGCCGGACCATCATCTTCACCAAGACCAAGCGCACCGCAGCCAAGGTCGCCGAGGAACTCGTGGACCGCGGCTTCGCAGCCGCCGCCATCCACGGTGACCTGGGCCAGGGCGCCCGCGAGCAAGCCCTCCGCGCCTTCCGCAACAACAAGGTGGACGTCCTCGTGGCCACCGACGTCGCCGCCCGCGGCATCGACGTCGATGACGTCACGCACGTGATCAACTACCAGTGCGTCGAAGACGAAAAGATCTACTTGCACCGCGTTGGCCGCACCGGCCGCGCCGGCAACAAGGGCACGGCCGTGACGTTCGTCGATTGGGACGACATGCCGCGCTGGGGTCTCATCAACAAGGCGCTGGGCCTGAATTACCCGGAGCCTGTGGAAACCTACTCCTCGTCGCCGCACCTCTTCGAGGAGCTGGACATCCCTGCGGGCACCAAGGGCCGCCTGCCCCGCGACAAGCGCGTTCTGGCCGGTGTCGACGCTGAGGTCTTGGAAGACCTCGGCGAGACCGGAAAGAAAAACTCGCGCTCCAGCGGCGATTCCGGGCGTGGACGCTCCGGCCGCGACAGCGGACACGAAGGTGGGCGCCGTGGCGCGAAGTCCGGTGATGCTCCCTCTCGCGAGGGCAGTGGCGAGGGTGGACATAACCGCACGCGCCGCCGTCGTACTTCCGAAGGCGACGCGGCCCCCGCCGAAGCTGCAGCCCAGTCTGCCGAGCCGCAGTCCGGCGAAGGTGCGGACAAGCCTTCCCGCGCACGCCGTTCGCGCACCCGCCGCCGCAACGGCGAAGTGGTGGCCGCTTCCGGTGGTTCTGCCGAGAGCACCGAGGCTTAA
- a CDS encoding RNB domain-containing ribonuclease — MSHQRIAPNLSETSNALAEALAALRTELELPAGYPIEALRDAETAVSGHALPAQDLTEIPFITIDPPSSTDLDQALFIERSGSGYRVLYAISDVPSFVTPGGALDGETRHRGQTYYAPDGRIPLHPEIISERAGSLLAGQTCGAFVWDFELDAEAESRTVSVRRSRVRSRAKLNYKGVQAEIDSGTADPVLQLLKEVGLKRVELERRRGGASLNMPEQEIVQLPDGEGYRIVAAPPLPVEDWNAQISLMTGMAAAQLMLDGKVGILRTMPAPDERSLLHFKRQTGALGKPWRDGISYGEYLRTLDARDPRQLAILHSAGMLFRGAGYTPFDGEVPDGVMQSAIGAPYAHATAPLRRLIDRFVLVICEALSTGTAIPGWARDALPSLPAIMASSDQLAGKLERLALDTVEAALLVNHVGQEFDAVVISGSKPAKNNGNGNGNGTNGNNGNGNGAPHGPYGIVQIAEPAVTARCDGEMESGTKVRVKLLDADIATRQVTFELLA, encoded by the coding sequence GTGTCACATCAGCGGATAGCACCGAATCTCAGTGAAACGTCGAACGCGCTCGCAGAGGCGCTGGCGGCGCTTCGAACTGAGCTTGAGCTGCCTGCCGGCTATCCCATCGAAGCGCTGCGCGACGCCGAAACTGCGGTTTCCGGTCACGCGCTGCCGGCGCAGGACCTCACGGAGATTCCGTTCATCACGATCGACCCGCCATCTTCCACGGATCTCGATCAAGCTCTTTTCATTGAGCGATCGGGCAGTGGTTACAGGGTTCTCTACGCGATCTCCGACGTACCCTCCTTCGTCACTCCGGGAGGGGCGCTCGACGGCGAGACCCGTCACCGCGGGCAAACGTACTATGCCCCGGACGGGCGCATCCCGCTGCACCCCGAGATCATCAGCGAGCGTGCCGGAAGCCTGCTGGCTGGTCAGACGTGCGGCGCCTTCGTATGGGACTTCGAACTCGACGCCGAGGCGGAGTCCCGCACGGTCTCCGTACGTCGGTCCAGGGTTCGCAGCCGCGCCAAGCTCAACTACAAGGGCGTCCAAGCGGAGATCGATTCCGGAACAGCTGATCCGGTCCTGCAACTCCTTAAGGAGGTAGGGCTCAAGCGGGTGGAACTCGAACGCCGCCGAGGCGGAGCCAGCCTGAACATGCCGGAGCAGGAAATCGTCCAACTGCCCGACGGCGAGGGGTACAGGATCGTCGCTGCTCCCCCGTTGCCGGTGGAAGACTGGAACGCCCAGATTTCGCTTATGACCGGGATGGCCGCAGCCCAGCTGATGCTCGACGGAAAAGTGGGCATCCTGCGCACCATGCCCGCCCCCGATGAGCGCTCGTTGCTCCATTTCAAACGGCAGACGGGCGCCCTCGGCAAGCCTTGGCGCGACGGGATCAGCTACGGCGAGTACCTGCGCACCCTCGATGCCAGGGACCCCCGGCAGCTGGCTATCCTCCATTCGGCAGGGATGCTCTTCCGCGGCGCCGGCTACACGCCTTTCGACGGCGAGGTACCAGACGGCGTGATGCAGTCCGCGATCGGAGCCCCGTATGCCCACGCGACCGCTCCGTTGCGGCGGCTGATCGATCGCTTCGTCTTGGTCATCTGTGAAGCCCTGAGCACCGGGACGGCAATTCCCGGGTGGGCACGGGACGCCCTGCCGAGCTTGCCTGCCATCATGGCGTCATCCGATCAGCTTGCCGGGAAACTTGAGCGCCTGGCCTTGGACACTGTGGAGGCAGCGCTCTTGGTGAACCATGTCGGCCAGGAGTTCGACGCCGTCGTCATCTCCGGGTCGAAACCCGCCAAGAACAACGGCAACGGCAACGGGAATGGCACCAACGGTAACAACGGCAACGGGAACGGAGCCCCGCACGGTCCCTACGGCATCGTCCAGATCGCCGAGCCCGCGGTCACCGCTCGTTGCGACGGCGAAATGGAGTCCGGCACGAAGGTCCGCGTGAAACTGCTTGACGCGGACATCGCCACCCGCCAAGTCACCTTCGAGTTGCTCGCGTAG
- the thiE gene encoding thiamine phosphate synthase — protein MTQHDVHTTARLYLCTDARKQQADFEQFVDAAFEGGVDIIQLRDKTIEAAEELELLEVLHSVAHRHGRLWAVNDRADIASLSGAPVFHIGQKDIPLRSARKLLHDPTIIGLSTHTPEQIDAAIAASPGRSGLDYFCVGPVWATPTKPGRSAVGLDLVKYAAEAIKKADAETVGGVVLPWFAIGGVDLSNVEEVVQAGASRIVVVRAITEAEDPTAAAQALLAALDAAAA, from the coding sequence ATGACCCAGCACGATGTCCACACCACCGCCCGCCTGTACCTCTGCACCGACGCCCGCAAGCAACAGGCTGACTTTGAGCAGTTTGTCGATGCCGCATTCGAGGGCGGCGTGGACATCATCCAGCTGCGGGACAAGACCATTGAAGCGGCCGAGGAACTGGAACTCCTGGAAGTCCTGCATTCCGTGGCGCACCGTCACGGCCGTCTCTGGGCCGTTAACGACCGCGCAGATATCGCGTCCCTCTCCGGCGCTCCGGTGTTCCATATCGGCCAGAAGGACATCCCGCTGCGCTCGGCCCGGAAGCTGCTCCACGACCCCACCATCATCGGCCTTTCGACCCACACGCCCGAACAGATTGACGCTGCCATTGCCGCATCGCCTGGCCGCAGCGGCCTGGACTATTTCTGCGTCGGACCGGTGTGGGCAACCCCCACCAAGCCCGGGCGTTCCGCCGTCGGGCTCGATCTCGTGAAGTACGCTGCCGAGGCCATCAAGAAGGCAGACGCGGAGACAGTGGGCGGCGTTGTGCTCCCTTGGTTCGCAATCGGCGGCGTTGATCTCAGCAACGTTGAGGAAGTGGTGCAAGCCGGCGCCAGCCGCATCGTGGTGGTCCGGGCCATCACTGAGGCAGAGGATCCAACGGCCGCAGCCCAAGCGCTCCTTGCCGCCCTGGACGCCGCGGCGGCTTAG